Genomic segment of Syngnathus acus chromosome 10, fSynAcu1.2, whole genome shotgun sequence:
CCGCTTCATTCTTTGCGACTCTCATCTGGGACTCCAATAAACAGGAATTTGCGCTCCGGTCATGGGAGGCTGCAGGACGCTTCTTATTGGGATGGTTCTCTCCACGACTTGGATTGTGCAGTCTGCATCAACTTGGTttgtcatttctacattttcgTGGACCTACTTTAAACCTTGTGTTTGCTGGCATTCAAATTTGGATTAATTTTGATTATTCTTGGACTCTTCCTTTGATAGGACGGCGAATAATTTCCTCATGACTGGTCCTAAGGTAAACACACCACGCATCGATTTGTGCAGTAAAAACTTCATTTCATGAGATAATTAATATAAATGATCACGCATTTGGCTGCATCTCTCAAGGCTTATCTCACCTACGCTAGTAGTGTGCAAGTGGGTGCGCAGAATGGAATACAAGAGTGCAAGCACCAGTTTTCTTGGGACAGATGGAACTGTCCACAGAGTATGCTTCAGCTGTCCTCACATCGAAATAGTAAGAAATGATTCTTAATTTTCTGCAAGTCAAACAAGCAATGGCAACTGAAACGGCACCGAGCACGCAGAACCGCCCACAAATTATAACGTCACCGATTCTGTCACCTTGCTCTTAACTTATTGACATAATCCAAATTGAACACACCGACAATAAGTCACAAATAGTGCTAAACTTTCCCACCGGAAGACTCTGTGAAATTAAAGAGCATTTTAAGCACTCAACACACGTGACACGGTTCTATTTTACGCACACATTGCGCACGGGGTACCATCCATATTTGCAAAGTCTAATTTTGGTTTTGATTTGTAGTAGCAACAAAAGAGACATCATTTGTCCATGCCATCAGTGCTGCAGGAGTGATGTATACGCTCACCAAGAACTGCAGCATGGGAGACTTTGACAACTGCGGTTGTGATGATTCCAGAATAGGACAGACAGGTCTGgcaccatatatatatatatatactatatatattcatTAATTTAATGGTGTAATagaaattaatttgtttttcctgttcAGGAGGCAGAGGGTGGATTTGGGGAGGCTGTAGCGATAACGTGGCCTTTGGAGAGAAGATCTCCAAACAGTTTGTGGATGCCTTGGAAGATGGTCACGACTTTCGCGCTGCAGTTAACCTCCATAACAATGAGGCTGGGAGACTAGTGAGGCATTCAATTACAAACTCAGATTCTTGAGGTTTGAATATTCTCTTTCCGGTTTATGATCATTCCGTCTTCTTGTAGGCAATCAAAGCTACGATGACGCGAGCTTGCAAATGCCATGGAGTGTCTGGAAGCTGCAGTATCCAAACGTGTTGGATGCAACTGGCCGACTTCAGAGAGGTGGGCACCTCCCTGAAAATTAAGCATTCCCAAGCCAAGAAGTTGGAAGTAGACAAGAAGCCGATGAGGGCTGGCAACAGCGCAGACAACAGAGGCGCCATTACGCAGGCCTTCCGCAACATCCCGCGGACGGAGCTCATTTTCTTCGAGGATTCCCCGGACTACTGCGTCAGGAACCAGAGCCTAGGCTACGATGGCACAGAGGGACGGGAATGCCTCAAGGGGGACAAAAGCTTACCGCtgtgggaaagaaaaagctgTCGCAGGCTGTGCTACGAATGCGGACTCCGGGTGGCAAAGAAGCACCTTGAAGTTGTcagcagctgtaattgcaaaTTCCATTGGTGCTGCACGGTTAAATGTGACAAATGCACACAGGTGGTGACCAAATATTACTGTGCACGCAAGGGAAGTGCCAGAAAATCacacaacaaagcaaaacGTAAAAACCGTCCGCGTGGACATTAATGGGCAGCTTTGTGCTGCACGGGTGCATTTCCATGACCTAATAATTTGCATGCTGTCTAATTGCACTTCATATCATAAACTGGATTTTAAATACCAATTACAGTACAAATAACGTCATACACCGCAATTGTGCTTGAGGGTACCTGATCAAAATTGCTTTCAAACTGTGATATTGTACATTAAATGTacttaacaaaatatttttatataaaataaagacgTCTGGTTTGTAACAAGCTGGTCTCACTCGCTTCTTGGTGTCATGCAGCTTTGGAagttaaataactatcacctCTAATACCAGCCATTGAAGTGCGCATCGCCTATAGGCGTTTCCTAAATCCGTTATCCAATCAGCTTTTTGACTGCTTGGGGGTAAAGGCacagaggcccagcttgttCCCCACTTAAATTGCAGAGCGCGGGTTCAAAATAAGTTTGCTGGTCGACTGTCGGTCAAAATGGTACACTTGCAGCGGcttcttctattttttctATGCAGAATTTCTCCGGGACACACTTGGTAAGTGAATAACAATCTTAAGTTGTTTGTACTCTGAGAGCGGGACAATAATATTGTTACTTTCTTTTCAGGATTGCTGGTAACTTTTTGATGACGGGATCCAAGGTAAATGACAACTGAAACGAGAACGCTGAGGGGACATTTTAGCATAAATAATGAACACATGCCTTCTTCCTAGGCTTATCTTACATACGCCAAAAGCGTCCAGGTTGGCACGCAGAGTGGCATCGAGGAGTGCAAACACCAGTTTACGTGGGACAGATGGAACTGTCCGGAAAGCGCTGTCCAGCTAAAGGGATTGAGACGCGGTGGGTAACCTACGTGATTCTAAATGTGGAATCacatacagtgatccctcactacttcgcgtttcgtttatcgcggcttcactacatcgcggatttttttttccaaattaagaaaaaaacatttaaaagtcaaaataaaacttctaaattgagcaaacatgtgtctaacctttaggacaatgtagtattgctccaaatgttcgtttacattcctttagaaatccgttttcgcgtgttagcacgatcgcgaattaacATCATTctgctaactcgttagcctgcccagtacttcttgttggtgaccgtactttgcggatttcacttatcgcgggtggtttttggaaccagttatccgtgataaacgagggattactgtactgtataGAAAGAGGAAATGCACACGTCACGCCCCCCCACCAGCGTGCTTGAGCGTGAAACTGTACAATATGTTTATGTGCTATTCACTCAGCACTCGTCTTAAAAATTGATCATTTCAATACTTATGCacttttgttcatttgcagCCACCAGGGAGACATCATTTGTCCATGCTATCAGTGCTGCAGGAGTCATGTACATTCTGTCCAGGAACTGCAGTATGGGAGACCTTGACAACTGTGGCTGTGATGTCTCGAGGAATGGCAAAATCGGTAAGACCATATTAAAAAATGGTATACACCATTAGACTGTTCGAATTAACTGCATCCCACtggttaaaaagaaatacatggCAAACCCCCTGTTCTTGTGCTTTGTGTGTATATAGGCGGGCAAGGCTGGCTGTGGGGCGGCTGCAGTGATAACGTGGAGTTCGGGGAGAGGATTTCCAAGGAGTATGTGGATGCGCAAGAGACTGGTCAGGACTCAAGAGCTGTTGTCAACTTGCACAACAATGAAGCTGGACGTCTTGTAAGCATTCTCACACTTAGACAGATTCGATAGTCCAAATACAATGACTGATAAACTGAAATTTCTTTCACATGTCTGATGTGACTATCActagatcacaggtgtcaaactcaaggcccgggggccaaatacggcccgccacatcattttatgtggcacgcgaagacaaattgtgcatcaatttcgtgtgtcattactagaattgcaaattgtcttcacttttaataatatcttttttttttatatttgaccagtttttactcgtctgatttgaaaacaagttatttgtcagtttgttttgtagcttttactgtatataatatgaggtgctcatacatttatttgggttgacagtcataatggccctccgaaagaagctatgactacaatgcggcccgcgaaaaaaacgagtttgacacccctgcactagaGAAATAAATATCCTCTTGACTGCCAGCCTATTGATTGGGTCCACTGTGgtggacatttgtttttggtatatattttatttgcgcCACCCTAAAAAgtactgactgactgactaatTTTTCCCTTTGGTCTCAAAAGGatgtaaaaaaacagcagagcaTAAACATAGTAAAACAATAATTGCAAGACAGTAATTAAGTAAATTCAAAATCGAGGGTATCTTATAAATTTGGATATCGGCAATCTTGAATATTAAATGTTAACATAAACATGAGTACAAACTTTGTCAGTAAGATGCAGGGAATTAAAGAGAGAATTGATAATGTCAAGAAAATCTTCTTGCTTGTGTTCCAACAGGCCGTGAAAGCGACCATGAAGCGCATCTGCAGATGTCACGGCATGTCTGAGAGCTGCAGCGTCCAAACGTGTTGGGCACAGTTGTCGAACTTCAGAGAAATTGGCGATTATTTAAAGGTCAAGCACAGTCAAGCCCAAAAACTGGACATCGACAAAAAGCGCAAAAGGGCGGGTAACAGCGCAGAGAGCCGCGGGGCCATTGCTGACGCATTTGGCAGTGTCCCCAAGACCGAACTCATCTACATGGAGGATTCCCCAGATTACTGCAAGAGAAACATCACTCTAGGCCTGTATGGCACGGAGGGCCGGGAGTGCGTGCAGCATGGCGAGGGTCTGACACATCGGGAGAGGAGAAGCTGCCGCAGGCTGTGCCACGAGTGCGGCCTGAGTGTGGAGGAGAGGCGTGCAGAGGTGGTGACCAGTTGTAACTGTAAGTTCCACTGGTGCTGCAAGGTGAACTGTGAAAACTGCTCGCAAGTCAAGGTGAAACACGTCTGCGCCAGGAGGGAAGCGACGGAAGGTCACGCCCTCGGACGCAGACGCCGTGGACCCAAATAAAACAAGCTTGTGTGACAATCTCCTAAATGAGGGCCAATATCCGAATTGCCATCATGTTTGCACTTTTGCATCTATTTATATGAACTTGTCATTGATATAAACAACCGACAGTGCTGCCTCAGtctttgaatacatttttaaatattaagtattgtgctgttgttgtttttccatgtCAAACTACTGAATATTGCTTTACTTGGGAACAAGCCGCAAGGGAAGCTGTGGGCATTAGAATAAGAATGGCGTGAATCCACTAAACAGCGGATTACAGGGATAACATGGTGCAAATGACACCTCTATCCTATCAAGGTGTTGATCCAGCAGTACTTTGAAGCCAACGTGTATTGAATTGATTCTCGGGCTTTGGGAAACAAATTAGTGAAGTATTTCCACCAGGCATTTGTCCTGATAATCTGAGAGGATGCCAAACTCACAGCTCACATTTAGAGCATGCTAATGCAATACAATACATCAAAGTTCAAAGAAGGCAGGACGTTTGatgtttcactttttcttCGTAACGAATGCGCAAAATATACTCACAGTTCCTCAACAaaaatttaattgttttggTTACCTGCATCCACAGTCTTTGATTGACTGCCTTCTATCCTCTTCGACCCTTTGGATCGAATAAGAATCTTCCACTCAGCTGGACATATCATAAATCTGCCAGTGTCTTAGATGAAAGATGGCCCCCTTCATCGGGGGTCCATCCTTGGGGCGGAGGGGGTAGGAGTCttttaaaaacgttttggCATGGTTAAGGGCCAAAAAAAGGATCACTAGCAACCTTACATACAGCTTCTCAATTATCCATCTATCAACaccgcttatcctgttcagggtcacgAAAGGTGCTGGAGCTAAAGCTTCACAATTAATAAGAAAGAAATGCGGCCTTCTGTTTCAGGCAAGGGAGGTCATAATAACAAAAGTCCCAAATATTGACTCTGAAAACAAGAAACTTTTTAGCTGCTAATCCTTCCCATTTGCCCGTTTGCTCCTGGGGATGCCCCGTATTTCCCATGCTGTCCTGCTGTGCACTAATGAAGGCTTTGCCCCACTGGAGGTCCTCCCCGATCCACCCCTTATCTCTTCTCTCCCACTAGCTCTACATGATGACTTCCATATTGATGCCAAAAAAGACAATCTACTGACATGACGTTTGCTCCAAATGACCACGTCTGTTCTCATCAATTTTACTTGAGTCAAATAAGGTCAGACTGAACACCCTTTTCAATAGGGGAGTCTGTGAATgaacttttttccccacagcGTGGTCAAACATATGTCCAAATTAAACCAACACTTGCTCTATTATCATACAGTGTTCCGTGTTGACCCCACGGTGGCAAGATCCAGCCTTTCAGCAGGGATACGTTTCAAAATCAGAACAGTAGAGTACAACAGTAgatggggggcgggggggtcatCACAAAGGCCCCCAAGGAGGACTCATGTATACACTCAGACAGGCTTGAGGGTCTTGGGGGTGGATCACACCATTGATTGATCACCCACCTCCCTCGCCACCCTCCTCTATCACCTACGTGTGAGAAACAAAGAGACAAGTCTCGCTGTGCCGGGATACAAGATTGGATTTAGGCAATGCTGTGATTTAGAATAAAATTATAAGATCCGGTTTGTATGACAACAACACTAACGGTGAAGAGTCACAGCAACTTTTAATAGCTCAAAATCACCAAACAAAAGGTCTGCAATGAGGAGATTTAGGTGGGCAATAAGcacaattgttatttttatgaagATATGTATGCATGTGGTCATCACCTTACATTACTGAATGTTTCACTGGTATACCAATTTGTTGCAATAATTACAGCCCAtagaaataacaataaaaggGGGGTAAAAGATTGACTTTGTTAATTCAATTGCTGCacgcacaaaacacaaacaatatgCTTCACAAAATTACATTAATTTGAACTTGATCGAAACCCAATCCCTTTTAATCACTACTGAAGATGtagtgattaaaaataaaaaaaggtggACATTACCAACAATGACCAAAAGATGTCAGTGCAAGACTTTTGGCTGCAGTTCCAATTCTAAAGCAGAAttgatctttttctttttattcaacTGATCTGTTTATTATTCACATCCCAAGTTAGTGCTGTgcgacataaaaaaaagaaatcacaatacacaccattttaaaacacaatgTACCATGATATGTTTTCAGTTATTCTGTACAAAATGATACCACACACCATGACTACTGACCTTTTCTCACTTTATTATACAGCCCtgtatcaaatgaaaaatgcatcCACTAGAATTGCTATAGAAAACTATCAAATGTAAACAGAAGCAAAGTAGCCTGCATATTTTTGCACAAAATAGTATTGACATTAAATTATTGAAAAAATTGGAAATctactgtaatgtaatttTTAGTATTGTGCAGATCTCGAAAGTCACAATCAAAACTTAGGACTGAATTGTGATaacaaataacatttgaaatattatATGCATTCCATTCAATATACTtgagccatccattttcagaaTTGCTGAGCCTTATCCACATGTGTGTCTGGAGGATGCCACACATGAAGTGCAAAGGTGTGAAGCTCCATAGATTTCCTAATGACAAATATGGGCTGAGAAAATGCATTGAGTGCATGAAAAACCGAATGACGAGTGCTGTTTTGTGATTTGAGTTTTTCTCCCTATTTCTCACTAATATAAGTAAGATAGAGAGTAAAAAGCAATAGATATAGCATAGCAGTTTGTTAAGGTATGgcctattttatttgattgtccCCCAGGGACCGCATAGCCTTTCCCACCCCTACCCATTTGttcaaatcaagaaaaaataaGTAAAGCATTGGTAAAATTATCTTCCGGTGcttattttcagatttttttcacaatgaaATTCAGATTATTTAGGATGTCACGTAAGAAAGAAACACGCACCGGTAATGTGGCAGGCGTCACTGCGTGGGTCGCACTGGCTGACCTGCaagcagccataaaatgcataataaagaagaaaaagacatatatatatatatatatataagtcgcaccggagtataagtcgcactttggggaaatttatttgataaaatccaacaccaagaacagacatgtcatcttgaaaggcaattcaaaataaaaatagaataggcaacaacagcCTGAAcggtacggtatgctaacattacataaacacatacaAAAGGAACTGAGAACATGCCTGatgtaacatattaagagttattcaaataactatagtatgaataacatgctaacaagtttgTCGAACCAACCGCGTCACTCCAAGTAATTAAATCCAacaaaatcttcatcctctgtgtcacttataaacagagatgggaccaagaaacacatgtgcaagtctcaagtaagtctcaagtcttagccttcaagtctcaagtaagtcccaagtcatttttttcttgggcaagtcaagtcaagtccttaaataggtcaagtcaagtccaagtcaagtccttaaataggtcaagt
This window contains:
- the LOC119128895 gene encoding protein Wnt-8a-like; this encodes MGGCRTLLIGMVLSTTWIVQSASTWTANNFLMTGPKAYLTYASSVQVGAQNGIQECKHQFSWDRWNCPQSMLQLSSHRNTTKETSFVHAISAAGVMYTLTKNCSMGDFDNCGCDDSRIGQTGGRGWIWGGCSDNVAFGEKISKQFVDALEDGHDFRAAVNLHNNEAGRLAIKATMTRACKCHGVSGSCSIQTCWMQLADFREVGTSLKIKHSQAKKLEVDKKPMRAGNSADNRGAITQAFRNIPRTELIFFEDSPDYCVRNQSLGYDGTEGRECLKGDKSLPLWERKSCRRLCYECGLRVAKKHLEVVSSCNCKFHWCCTVKCDKCTQVVTKYYCARKGSARKSHNKAKRKNRPRGH
- the LOC119128896 gene encoding protein Wnt-8a-like, translated to MTGSKAYLTYAKSVQVGTQSGIEECKHQFTWDRWNCPESAVQLKGLRRATRETSFVHAISAAGVMYILSRNCSMGDLDNCGCDVSRNGKIGGQGWLWGGCSDNVEFGERISKEYVDAQETGQDSRAVVNLHNNEAGRLAVKATMKRICRCHGMSESCSVQTCWAQLSNFREIGDYLKVKHSQAQKLDIDKKRKRAGNSAESRGAIADAFGSVPKTELIYMEDSPDYCKRNITLGLYGTEGRECVQHGEGLTHRERRSCRRLCHECGLSVEERRAEVVTSCNCKFHWCCKVNCENCSQVKVKHVCARREATEGHALGRRRRGPK